The Erythrobacter sp. Alg231-14 genome has a segment encoding these proteins:
- a CDS encoding peptidylprolyl isomerase codes for MKIAMFENTMKNVLSSIAAPIAALAFLAAPSAAFAQSDEGDMDMSQDEEAAAAPVDTRTYPAISFDQTEKPENIWVLDLSNGERVKIRLMEEWAPAHVERIKTLTNRGFYDGVVFHRVIDGFMAQGGDPTGTGQGGSELPDLNEEFNPMPHVRGSLAMARATEENSANSQFFIVFYPRFSLDKRYTNIGRVIDNMGAVDTINRGEPPQNPTRILQASFASDNRPVPAPTAPVAAPSQDITADLLNAPLP; via the coding sequence ATGAAAATTGCTATGTTTGAGAACACCATGAAAAACGTCCTATCGTCGATCGCAGCGCCCATCGCCGCATTGGCATTCTTGGCGGCGCCTTCCGCCGCCTTTGCGCAGAGCGACGAAGGCGACATGGATATGTCCCAAGACGAAGAGGCTGCGGCCGCTCCGGTGGACACGCGGACCTATCCCGCGATCAGCTTTGATCAAACTGAAAAGCCCGAAAACATTTGGGTGTTGGACCTTTCAAACGGTGAACGTGTCAAAATCCGTTTGATGGAAGAATGGGCGCCGGCCCATGTGGAGCGTATTAAGACGCTGACCAATCGCGGGTTTTACGATGGCGTGGTGTTTCACCGTGTGATCGATGGATTTATGGCCCAGGGCGGTGACCCCACTGGAACGGGTCAGGGCGGATCTGAGCTCCCCGATTTGAACGAAGAATTCAACCCGATGCCGCATGTTCGCGGATCGTTGGCCATGGCGCGTGCGACAGAAGAAAACAGCGCGAACAGCCAGTTTTTCATCGTGTTCTATCCGCGCTTTAGCTTGGACAAGCGCTACACCAATATCGGCCGTGTGATCGACAATATGGGTGCTGTGGACACGATCAATCGCGGCGAACCACCGCAAAACCCAACGCGCATCCTCCAAGCGTCCTTCGCTAGCGACAATCGTCCGGTCCCTGCGCCCACCGCACCTGTTGCGGCACCATCGCAAGATATCACGGCAGATTTGTTGAACGCGCCGCTTCCTTAA
- the coaD gene encoding pantetheine-phosphate adenylyltransferase, giving the protein MTRRIGIYPGTFDPITLGHADIIRRGSKLVDHLIIGVTTNPSKNPMFSTEERFAMVEREVAQMGLDNVEVVGFNALLVKFAQKQGANVIIRGLRAVADFEYEYQMAGMNQQLDDDIETVFLMADVSLQPIASKLVKEIALYGGDITPFVSPPVCKEVNVRVEEIGRKGDY; this is encoded by the coding sequence ATGACACGCCGTATTGGGATTTATCCCGGAACATTCGACCCGATCACATTGGGCCATGCTGATATTATACGGCGTGGTTCCAAATTGGTGGATCACCTCATCATTGGTGTGACCACGAACCCTTCTAAAAATCCCATGTTTTCGACCGAGGAACGGTTCGCCATGGTGGAACGCGAAGTGGCGCAAATGGGCCTCGACAATGTCGAAGTCGTTGGGTTCAACGCGTTGCTTGTGAAATTTGCGCAAAAACAGGGCGCCAATGTGATCATTCGCGGTTTGCGCGCCGTCGCCGATTTTGAATATGAGTATCAAATGGCTGGCATGAACCAGCAATTGGACGACGATATCGAAACGGTGTTCTTAATGGCTGACGTTTCGTTGCAACCAATCGCGTCAAAATTGGTAAAAGAAATCGCGCTTTACGGCGGAGATATCACACCATTTGTCAGCCCGCCGGTTTGCAAAGAGGTCAATGTGCGGGTGGAGGAGATCGGCCGCAAAGGGGATTATTGA
- a CDS encoding DUF2177 family protein codes for MKWVIATLLAAVIFGVLDAMWLNWAGPNLYEPHIGEIMADEFNPVAAGAFYIIYLAGAVWFAIRPGLESGRVSVALLNGVLLGALCYATFDLTSQAVFKVWATKITIVDIMWGAFATGSTSAIVTWLTLKLTHRTDG; via the coding sequence ATGAAATGGGTTATCGCCACACTTTTGGCGGCTGTTATCTTCGGCGTGCTGGATGCGATGTGGTTGAATTGGGCCGGGCCCAATTTGTACGAACCGCATATTGGCGAAATCATGGCCGACGAATTCAACCCGGTCGCGGCGGGCGCATTCTACATCATCTATTTGGCGGGCGCAGTGTGGTTTGCGATTCGCCCCGGTTTGGAAAGCGGGAGAGTGTCGGTCGCGCTGCTCAACGGCGTGCTGTTGGGTGCATTGTGTTACGCAACATTCGATTTAACCAGCCAAGCTGTGTTTAAAGTTTGGGCGACGAAGATCACGATTGTGGACATTATGTGGGGCGCGTTTGCGACCGGCTCGACGAGCGCTATCGTAACGTGGCTAACGCTGAAACTAACACATCGGACCGACGGATAA
- a CDS encoding farnesyl diphosphate synthase, producing MAGGSNVVGINGDILKSGLKRVQQEIDSVFDAFLPIPSDTSARLVEAMRYAAIGGGKRVRPLLVVSTAELFGVDRTAALRAGAAVEAIHVYSLIHDDLPCMDDDDLRHGKPTVHKAFNEATAVLAGDALHALAFEILADVGTSADPFVRSELIATLGTASGMNGMAGGQIMDMVADEEGVDYDLHTITRLQQLKTGALLAASVEMGAVLGKIPPEGRAHLRAYSRDIGLAFQIADDLLDVEGDAELAGKALRKDSEQGKQTFVTLMGVDKAREQARALVDQAIAHLANHGSEADMLRALARFIVERDR from the coding sequence ATGGCTGGTGGCTCCAATGTTGTCGGGATCAACGGCGATATTCTGAAAAGCGGATTGAAACGGGTCCAACAGGAAATCGACTCCGTCTTTGACGCGTTCTTGCCGATCCCATCTGACACCAGCGCGAGATTGGTCGAAGCGATGCGTTACGCCGCCATAGGCGGGGGCAAACGGGTTCGACCGTTATTGGTGGTGTCGACGGCAGAATTGTTTGGTGTCGACCGCACGGCGGCCTTGCGTGCGGGTGCCGCGGTGGAGGCCATCCATGTCTATTCATTGATCCACGATGATCTGCCATGCATGGACGATGACGATCTGCGCCATGGAAAGCCAACGGTGCACAAAGCGTTCAACGAAGCCACTGCGGTTTTGGCGGGCGACGCGTTGCACGCATTGGCGTTTGAAATTTTGGCGGATGTCGGGACCAGCGCCGATCCGTTCGTGCGCAGCGAATTGATCGCCACCCTTGGTACAGCCAGCGGTATGAACGGCATGGCCGGTGGTCAGATTATGGACATGGTCGCCGATGAAGAGGGCGTGGATTACGATCTGCATACGATCACCCGACTGCAACAATTGAAAACCGGCGCTTTGTTGGCTGCAAGTGTTGAGATGGGCGCGGTCCTTGGCAAGATCCCACCGGAAGGACGCGCTCACTTACGGGCCTATTCGCGTGATATCGGATTGGCGTTTCAGATTGCCGATGATCTCCTCGACGTTGAAGGAGATGCGGAACTGGCGGGCAAGGCGCTGCGCAAAGACAGCGAACAAGGCAAGCAAACCTTCGTCACTTTGATGGGGGTGGATAAAGCGCGCGAACAGGCGCGGGCCTTGGTCGATCAGGCGATCGCCCATTTGGCCAATCACGGCAGCGAAGCAGACATGCTGCGCGCGCTCGCCCGGTTCATTGTGGAGCGGGATCGGTGA
- a CDS encoding Coq4 family protein — protein MQNIADYSNQYAADGTVLLHPDRPKARYSLPSAIKNFRLLMKNKEDTSLVFKIYEALPPRTFMPRVQNLSQSEHGEFLRQTERDLPEILDDHAALRRTPKGSLAHAYCDFMESEGLTAAGLVADAESTGRPKYDDMAQWFGDRSRDLHDMFHVLTGYGRDALGEQCVLLFTHGQSPSHGHLLIGYAGSLNIKMQVKGSRAPIMAAAQQARRTGKGSPRLIEEPIRELLKQPVDRLRNALNIPEPTVYRECHKIWCSEGIDPYNLLAAETQSGDLVSA, from the coding sequence ATGCAAAACATCGCCGATTATTCCAATCAATACGCCGCCGATGGCACCGTTTTACTGCACCCTGATCGTCCCAAGGCGCGATATTCATTGCCAAGCGCGATCAAGAACTTTCGCCTTTTGATGAAGAACAAAGAAGACACCAGCTTGGTGTTCAAGATCTACGAGGCGCTTCCCCCGCGCACATTCATGCCGCGCGTGCAGAATTTGTCTCAATCCGAGCACGGCGAATTCTTGCGTCAAACAGAACGCGATTTGCCGGAAATTTTGGACGATCATGCCGCTTTGCGTCGGACGCCAAAGGGCAGTCTGGCCCATGCCTATTGCGATTTCATGGAAAGCGAAGGTCTGACGGCAGCGGGTCTGGTGGCGGATGCAGAAAGCACCGGTCGCCCTAAATATGACGATATGGCCCAATGGTTTGGCGATCGTTCACGCGATCTGCACGATATGTTCCACGTCCTTACCGGATACGGACGGGACGCGTTGGGCGAACAATGCGTGTTGTTGTTCACCCACGGTCAGAGCCCCAGCCACGGTCACTTGTTGATCGGTTATGCTGGCTCGCTGAACATTAAAATGCAGGTCAAAGGGAGCCGCGCACCGATCATGGCCGCCGCCCAACAAGCGCGCCGGACCGGCAAAGGGTCACCGCGCCTCATCGAAGAACCGATCCGCGAGTTGTTGAAACAGCCGGTCGATCGTCTGCGCAACGCGTTGAACATTCCAGAGCCGACCGTGTACCGGGAATGCCATAAGATCTGGTGTTCAGAAGGCATCGATCCGTACAATTTGTTGGCGGCCGAAACGCAATCGGGCGATTTGGTGTCCGCTTAA
- a CDS encoding nitroreductase family protein → MQDHETTPYALTALPDDESVARARALRDSLKERRTCRYFSDAPVPREAIEAAIEAAGTAPNGANHQPWHFAVVESEKKKRAIREAAEAEERRFYGADGDAPKASDEWLGALKELGTDDAKPFLETAPYLIVVFAQRKGGIDEDGKTQNYYVNESVGIACGMLIATLHEAGLATLTHTPSPMGFLREACERPEWEKPLMIVVVGRPTDDATVPAHALKKKPLSQISSWL, encoded by the coding sequence ATGCAAGACCATGAAACAACACCCTACGCTCTTACCGCGCTACCCGATGATGAAAGCGTCGCACGCGCCCGCGCGCTGCGCGATTCGTTGAAAGAACGGCGAACCTGCCGGTATTTCTCAGACGCTCCTGTCCCGCGCGAGGCAATCGAGGCAGCCATAGAGGCCGCCGGCACAGCCCCAAATGGAGCCAATCACCAACCGTGGCATTTCGCGGTTGTTGAAAGCGAAAAGAAAAAGCGCGCCATTCGCGAAGCGGCAGAGGCGGAAGAGCGCCGCTTCTATGGTGCCGATGGTGACGCCCCTAAAGCCAGCGACGAATGGCTGGGCGCGCTGAAAGAGTTGGGCACCGACGACGCCAAGCCGTTTTTGGAAACCGCGCCTTACTTGATCGTGGTGTTTGCCCAGCGCAAAGGCGGCATCGACGAAGACGGCAAGACGCAAAACTATTACGTCAATGAGAGCGTCGGCATCGCATGCGGCATGTTGATCGCCACCCTGCACGAAGCGGGATTGGCCACTCTTACCCACACGCCGTCGCCTATGGGGTTCTTGCGCGAAGCTTGCGAGCGACCGGAATGGGAAAAACCATTGATGATCGTGGTTGTGGGTCGCCCAACCGACGACGCCACCGTCCCCGCCCATGCGTTGAAAAAGAAACCCCTAAGCCAGATTTCAAGCTGGCTTTAA
- a CDS encoding exodeoxyribonuclease VII small subunit → MDEGNTSAQSGTDIANMTFEQALVALEDIVQQLERGDVPLDQSITLYERGEKLRAACQNRLDTAQARIEKIVAGSDGVPTGTAPLDGGS, encoded by the coding sequence ATGGATGAAGGAAACACTTCGGCCCAATCGGGCACCGACATTGCGAACATGACGTTTGAACAGGCGCTCGTGGCGCTGGAAGATATCGTGCAACAATTGGAACGCGGCGATGTGCCGCTTGATCAATCGATCACCCTTTACGAACGGGGCGAGAAATTGCGCGCCGCGTGCCAGAATAGGCTCGACACGGCTCAGGCGCGGATTGAGAAAATCGTCGCTGGGTCGGACGGAGTGCCCACCGGCACTGCGCCGCTAGACGGCGGCAGCTAA
- a CDS encoding ABC transporter permease: MMRFNLRGAWSIYQRELMRAMRTAFQSILSPVLTTSLYFIVFGTVIGARMEPVDGVAYGAFIIPGLLMLTLLGETTSNSSFGIYMPRFTGTIYELLSAPVGVAETLIGFVGAAATKGLILAAIILVTATFFVDFEIVHPFYAIGFIVLVTASFSLFGFILGVWADSFEKLGIIPLLILTPLTFLGGTFYSIDELPEPWNAIALANPIAFLVSGLRWTFYGTSDVSIWVSLGLTLGFLALCTAVIAYIFKTGWRLRE, from the coding sequence ATGATGCGTTTCAATCTCAGAGGCGCGTGGTCAATCTATCAACGCGAATTGATGCGCGCGATGCGCACCGCGTTTCAATCCATTTTGTCGCCGGTTCTGACGACCAGCTTGTACTTCATCGTGTTCGGCACCGTTATTGGCGCCCGGATGGAACCGGTTGATGGCGTCGCTTATGGGGCCTTCATTATTCCGGGTCTTTTGATGCTGACTCTGTTGGGCGAAACGACCAGCAATTCGAGTTTTGGCATCTACATGCCGCGTTTCACCGGAACCATTTACGAGCTTTTGTCCGCCCCAGTCGGTGTGGCCGAAACACTGATTGGATTTGTAGGTGCAGCGGCGACGAAGGGGTTGATACTGGCGGCGATCATCTTGGTCACGGCAACATTCTTTGTCGATTTTGAGATCGTCCATCCCTTCTATGCGATCGGCTTTATCGTGTTGGTCACGGCGAGTTTCTCCCTATTCGGATTTATCCTGGGGGTTTGGGCGGACAGTTTTGAGAAGCTTGGGATTATCCCGCTGTTGATCCTCACCCCGCTGACATTCTTGGGCGGGACATTCTATTCGATCGACGAATTGCCGGAACCGTGGAATGCCATAGCCTTGGCCAATCCGATCGCGTTCTTGGTGAGTGGTCTGCGGTGGACGTTCTACGGGACATCGGACGTGTCGATTTGGGTCTCGCTTGGCCTGACATTGGGCTTTCTGGCGCTTTGTACGGCGGTGATCGCGTATATCTTTAAGACCGGTTGGCGCCTGCGTGAATGA
- the purL gene encoding phosphoribosylformylglycinamidine synthase subunit PurL: MSKHNSEITPEVVEQHGLSPEEYDRVLSGLGRTPNLVELGIFSVMWSEHCSYKSSRLHLKKLPTEAPWVICGPGENAGIIDIGDDQAAIFKMESHNHPSYIEPYQGAATGVGGILRDVFTMGARPVANMNALRFGRPDHPKMKHLVQGVVAGIGGYGNCVGVPTVGGETNFHPAYDGNILVNAMTVGVADTDKIFYSAATGVGNPIVYVGSKTGRDGIHGATMASADFEEDAEAKRPTVQVGDPFTEKLLIEACLELMATDAIVAIQDMGAAGLTSSSVEMATNGKAGIRLDMNKVPCRETGMTPYEMMLSESQERMLMVLKPGKEAMAQAIFEKWELDFAVIGEVTDTRHMVLEFDGEVVCDIPLGPLAADAPEYDRPYLSKDEYAKWAEITPLDHTPTCDDPGADLLTMLASPALASRRWIAEQYDSQVMADTLQTGGDASVVRVHGTDKALAMSTDCTPRYVHADPYEGGKQAIAEAYRNLCAVGARPLAVTNCLNFANPQRPEIMAQFVHALDGMGEACRSLDFPIVSGNVSLYNESKATGGGSAILPTPAIGGVGLIDDAATMVTPAFKSEGDAIYIIAPEFWAKPDPTRSHLGKSLWLDIVKGLDAGRAPPVDLAAERGAGEIVRTLIGAGILSAVHDLSDGGLAVALAEMAMSGGIGATVSENDAYTKAQWWFGEDQARYIITVSPENSDAFNRIVAQGPDIPEAEMVGFHRIGTVGGDGLLGVSLSEMHAAHNSFFADWMGG; this comes from the coding sequence ATGAGCAAACACAACTCCGAAATCACCCCCGAAGTCGTCGAACAACACGGCCTGTCTCCCGAAGAGTATGATCGCGTGCTCAGCGGATTGGGCCGCACGCCCAATTTGGTTGAGTTGGGCATCTTTTCCGTGATGTGGTCAGAGCATTGCAGCTACAAAAGCTCACGCCTGCATTTGAAGAAATTGCCGACAGAGGCGCCGTGGGTGATTTGCGGACCGGGTGAGAATGCCGGAATCATCGATATTGGCGATGATCAGGCTGCGATCTTCAAGATGGAGAGCCACAACCACCCATCCTATATCGAACCGTATCAGGGAGCGGCCACCGGCGTTGGCGGCATTCTGCGCGACGTCTTTACGATGGGCGCGCGGCCGGTTGCCAATATGAATGCCCTGCGTTTTGGCCGCCCCGATCACCCCAAGATGAAACACCTGGTTCAAGGTGTTGTCGCCGGCATCGGCGGATATGGCAATTGCGTCGGCGTTCCGACCGTTGGTGGAGAGACTAATTTTCATCCCGCATATGACGGAAACATCCTCGTCAATGCGATGACGGTCGGCGTCGCGGATACGGATAAGATTTTCTATTCCGCCGCGACCGGTGTTGGCAATCCAATCGTCTATGTCGGTTCAAAAACCGGACGCGATGGCATCCATGGCGCGACCATGGCCAGCGCGGATTTCGAAGAAGACGCAGAGGCAAAACGGCCTACGGTTCAGGTTGGCGACCCGTTCACGGAAAAACTCCTGATCGAAGCGTGTCTGGAATTGATGGCGACCGATGCCATCGTTGCCATCCAAGACATGGGCGCAGCGGGCCTCACCTCCTCCAGTGTCGAAATGGCCACCAACGGCAAGGCCGGCATCCGGTTGGATATGAACAAGGTGCCGTGCCGCGAAACCGGCATGACGCCGTATGAAATGATGTTGAGCGAGAGCCAAGAGCGGATGCTCATGGTCCTCAAACCCGGCAAAGAAGCCATGGCGCAGGCGATCTTTGAAAAATGGGAATTGGATTTCGCCGTTATCGGCGAAGTGACCGACACGCGGCACATGGTCCTCGAATTTGATGGCGAAGTGGTGTGCGATATTCCGCTCGGCCCTCTGGCCGCCGACGCGCCAGAATATGACCGTCCGTATCTGTCGAAAGATGAATACGCAAAATGGGCGGAGATCACGCCGCTCGACCACACTCCGACATGCGATGACCCGGGCGCGGATCTGCTCACCATGTTGGCGTCCCCTGCCCTCGCATCGCGTCGTTGGATCGCAGAACAATATGACAGCCAAGTGATGGCCGACACGCTGCAAACCGGCGGCGATGCCAGCGTCGTGCGTGTTCATGGCACCGATAAAGCGCTCGCGATGAGCACCGATTGCACTCCTCGTTATGTGCATGCCGATCCGTATGAAGGCGGCAAACAAGCCATCGCAGAAGCGTATCGCAATCTGTGCGCGGTTGGCGCTCGGCCTCTCGCCGTGACCAATTGTTTAAACTTTGCGAACCCGCAACGGCCCGAAATCATGGCACAATTTGTCCATGCTCTTGATGGCATGGGCGAGGCGTGCCGTTCGTTGGATTTCCCCATCGTGTCTGGCAACGTGTCGCTTTACAACGAATCCAAAGCAACCGGCGGCGGCAGTGCCATTCTGCCAACGCCCGCCATTGGTGGCGTTGGATTGATCGACGATGCGGCCACTATGGTCACGCCGGCGTTCAAATCAGAAGGCGATGCGATCTACATAATTGCGCCAGAATTCTGGGCCAAACCCGATCCCACGCGTTCGCACTTGGGCAAGTCCTTGTGGCTCGACATTGTCAAAGGGCTCGATGCTGGCCGCGCGCCTCCGGTGGACCTCGCCGCAGAACGCGGCGCGGGTGAGATCGTGCGCACATTGATCGGCGCAGGCATTCTTAGCGCGGTGCATGATTTGTCCGATGGCGGTTTGGCCGTGGCTTTGGCCGAAATGGCAATGTCCGGCGGGATCGGCGCAACGGTTTCCGAAAACGACGCCTATACAAAGGCACAATGGTGGTTCGGCGAGGATCAGGCGCGGTACATCATCACGGTGTCGCCCGAAAATTCCGACGCGTTCAACCGGATCGTTGCCCAAGGACCCGATATTCCAGAGGCGGAAATGGTCGGCTTCCACCGCATCGGAACCGTCGGAGGGGATGGCCTTTTGGGCGTTTCTTTGTCCGAAATGCACGCTGCGCATAACAGCTTCTTCGCCGATTGGATGGGCGGATAG
- a CDS encoding Coq4 family protein: MAILDLPMVANDRDMAGFRPFKALHHFKNLIADKEDTKQVFYIIEALKGRKPFDQAKAFIQSEEGRDFMIREDGNPISEKLDDHATWADCGPETLAHHYIRFMKREGLTAAGLAEESYDWRPREERPNDQVEWYLCRLRDTHDLFHVLTSYGRDALGEAALLGFSYEQNQNLGVKFIAYAAARQIKKVSGTKAPIYAAIKEGRELGKAAAKLAHMDVEKVMREDINEVRARMNIGEPVIYRECLRILESEGNTEEQLLAPQAA, translated from the coding sequence ATGGCAATTCTTGATCTACCAATGGTCGCAAATGACCGCGATATGGCTGGCTTTCGCCCGTTTAAGGCCTTGCATCATTTCAAGAACCTCATCGCCGATAAAGAGGACACCAAACAGGTGTTCTACATCATCGAAGCCCTAAAGGGGCGCAAACCGTTCGATCAGGCCAAAGCGTTCATCCAATCGGAAGAGGGCCGAGATTTCATGATCCGCGAAGACGGCAATCCGATCTCTGAAAAATTGGATGACCACGCGACATGGGCCGATTGTGGTCCGGAAACTTTGGCCCATCACTATATCAGATTCATGAAGCGCGAAGGGCTGACCGCGGCGGGATTGGCCGAAGAAAGTTACGATTGGCGCCCGCGCGAAGAACGACCCAACGATCAGGTGGAATGGTATCTTTGCCGTCTGCGCGACACGCATGATCTCTTCCATGTTCTAACGTCTTACGGCCGTGATGCCTTGGGCGAAGCCGCGCTGCTTGGCTTTAGCTACGAGCAGAATCAGAACTTAGGCGTGAAATTTATCGCCTACGCTGCCGCGCGTCAGATCAAGAAAGTGTCCGGCACAAAAGCGCCGATTTACGCTGCGATCAAAGAAGGCCGCGAATTGGGCAAGGCGGCGGCGAAGCTCGCGCATATGGATGTCGAAAAGGTCATGCGTGAAGACATCAATGAAGTGCGCGCGCGGATGAATATTGGTGAACCCGTGATCTATCGCGAATGCCTACGCATTCTTGAAAGCGAAGGGAACACGGAAGAGCAATTGTTGGCACCGCAAGCTGCCTAA
- a CDS encoding DUF6122 family protein — MDGRIETLQPILHYGGHWLVPFAIAWVIWRRDWLRNGAVIAAANAIDFDHVLATPMFDPDRCSIGFHLLHGWEAALAFTVMMFIPRWWARAFAIGALWHLVVDYGDCSMQVW; from the coding sequence TTGGATGGGCGGATAGAAACGCTACAACCGATCCTGCATTATGGCGGGCACTGGTTGGTGCCGTTTGCCATTGCGTGGGTTATTTGGCGTCGGGATTGGTTGCGAAACGGGGCGGTCATTGCCGCGGCAAACGCGATCGATTTCGACCATGTGTTGGCCACACCCATGTTCGATCCGGACAGGTGCAGCATTGGTTTCCACCTTCTCCATGGGTGGGAGGCCGCGCTGGCATTCACCGTCATGATGTTCATCCCGCGATGGTGGGCGCGCGCGTTCGCGATCGGGGCGTTGTGGCATCTGGTGGTGGATTACGGTGATTGCTCGATGCAGGTTTGGTGA
- the queA gene encoding tRNA preQ1(34) S-adenosylmethionine ribosyltransferase-isomerase QueA, whose product MRVDLFDFDLPQERIALRPVRPRDGARMLLVKGQDRPFDDRGVSDLPDMLEPGDVLVFNDTRVIPAQLEGRRANGEAKIGATLHKRIDLRRWQAFIRNAKRVKVGDQLVFGGGVTAIAEARYDDGSMTLMFEGDDPVEVLLDRAGTMPLPPYIAQKRGVDERDLSDYQTMFAAEDGAVAAPTASLHFTDALVAALDARGVQRETLTLHVGAGTFLPVKADDTDDHAMHSEFGRIDAETAGRINAARAAGGRIIAVGTTSLRLLESAAATDGTVREFADDTAIFITPGYQFRVVDGLMTNFHLPKSTLMMLVSALMGRDRMMAAYQHAIANGYRFYSYGDSSLLLPE is encoded by the coding sequence ATGCGTGTTGACCTGTTTGATTTTGACCTTCCGCAAGAACGGATAGCCCTGCGCCCTGTGCGACCGCGCGATGGCGCGCGTATGTTGTTGGTAAAGGGACAAGATCGTCCGTTCGATGATCGTGGTGTTTCGGATCTTCCCGATATGCTGGAACCCGGCGACGTCTTGGTTTTCAATGACACACGCGTGATCCCAGCCCAATTGGAAGGCCGCCGTGCCAACGGCGAGGCCAAGATTGGTGCAACATTGCACAAACGCATCGATCTGCGCCGATGGCAGGCGTTTATCCGCAACGCAAAGCGGGTGAAGGTGGGCGATCAATTGGTCTTTGGCGGTGGGGTCACAGCGATTGCAGAGGCCCGCTACGATGATGGGTCGATGACTTTGATGTTCGAAGGCGACGACCCGGTTGAAGTTTTGCTGGATCGAGCCGGCACAATGCCTCTGCCCCCGTATATTGCTCAGAAACGCGGCGTCGATGAACGCGATCTTTCCGATTACCAAACGATGTTCGCCGCCGAAGATGGCGCGGTTGCGGCGCCCACGGCTTCTCTGCATTTTACCGATGCCTTGGTTGCTGCGTTGGATGCGCGCGGTGTTCAACGAGAAACGCTAACTTTGCATGTGGGGGCGGGGACGTTCCTACCGGTGAAGGCTGATGACACCGACGATCACGCCATGCATTCCGAGTTCGGGCGGATTGATGCCGAAACAGCAGGCCGGATCAATGCGGCGCGCGCTGCGGGAGGGCGGATTATAGCCGTCGGCACCACCTCTTTGCGATTGCTGGAAAGCGCCGCGGCGACAGATGGCACCGTGCGCGAATTTGCCGATGACACGGCCATTTTCATCACGCCGGGTTATCAATTTCGCGTTGTCGATGGTCTTATGACGAATTTTCATCTCCCCAAATCGACATTGATGATGTTAGTCAGTGCGTTGATGGGGCGTGATCGTATGATGGCGGCTTACCAGCATGCGATTGCTAACGGCTATCGTTTCTATTCCTACGGCGATTCCAGCCTCTTGCTTCCGGAGTGA
- a CDS encoding ATP-binding cassette domain-containing protein: MSSTILKIEGLTKVYAGARGAGVTALDGVDLEIRQGEIFALLGPNGAGKTTLIGAVCGLVRPTSGTITAFGYDLARDWRKARARIGLVPQELSTDMFETVERAVSYSRGLFGHPPDKERIADILKSLSLYEKRSSQIRELSGGMKRRVLIAKALAHEPELLFLDEPTAGVDVELRKGMWDQIGALRERGTTVILTTHYIEEAELMADRVGIIRGGRILMVDDKDAMMQRMGTTEAVIELSAPLSKLPDSIAAFPVTISDDGLKLCYRGGTVSSDGGTGGSEDVAGLTKALIAAGIDYRSIDVHDSSLEDIFVDLVNDGSGKEEAA; the protein is encoded by the coding sequence GTGAGCAGCACAATCCTAAAGATCGAAGGACTTACCAAAGTCTATGCCGGCGCCAGAGGCGCAGGGGTCACCGCGCTCGACGGCGTGGATTTGGAAATTCGTCAGGGTGAAATTTTCGCCCTACTGGGCCCCAACGGCGCGGGAAAGACGACGTTGATCGGGGCGGTGTGCGGTTTGGTCCGGCCAACATCCGGCACCATCACAGCGTTTGGCTATGATCTGGCTCGCGATTGGCGCAAGGCGCGTGCGCGGATTGGATTGGTGCCGCAGGAATTGAGCACCGACATGTTTGAAACGGTGGAACGTGCCGTTTCCTATTCGCGCGGATTGTTCGGTCACCCCCCAGATAAAGAACGGATTGCCGACATCCTTAAAAGCCTATCGCTTTATGAAAAGCGGTCCAGTCAAATCCGCGAATTGTCGGGCGGCATGAAGCGCCGCGTTCTGATAGCCAAGGCTCTCGCGCACGAGCCTGAATTGCTGTTCCTGGATGAGCCAACCGCCGGGGTCGATGTGGAGTTGCGCAAAGGTATGTGGGATCAAATCGGCGCTTTGCGAGAGCGGGGCACCACGGTTATCCTGACCACGCACTATATCGAAGAGGCCGAATTGATGGCCGATCGCGTTGGCATAATTCGCGGTGGCCGCATTTTGATGGTCGATGATAAAGACGCGATGATGCAGCGCATGGGCACGACAGAGGCCGTAATCGAATTGTCCGCACCGCTGTCCAAACTGCCAGACTCGATCGCCGCATTCCCCGTAACGATCAGCGATGATGGCCTGAAATTGTGTTACCGAGGCGGGACAGTGTCCTCAGATGGGGGCACAGGCGGCAGCGAAGACGTAGCCGGTTTGACCAAAGCATTGATCGCGGCGGGGATCGATTATCGCAGCATAGATGTGCACGATTCATCACTTGAAGATATATTCGTCGACCTTGTGAATGACGGTTCTGGAAAAGAGGAAGCGGCATGA